A genomic region of Christiangramia sp. OXR-203 contains the following coding sequences:
- a CDS encoding 2-dehydropantoate 2-reductase, with protein MKILVYGAGGVGGYFGARLAESGNKVSFIARGEHLRAIKKSGLQLESINGDITVHPEFVTSDIDEVDTPDLILLGVKSWQLPEVASELKKIISRNTIVLPLQNGADNYEKLTEILPKENVLAGLCFIVSYIEKPGKIKHASFEPRIVFGEADNSRSKRILKISTLFSEAKIDYLNPENIQLEIWKKFLFICTISGIGGLTRVSIDKIRNSAYLLDLMKQTSAEIRSVANAKDIPLNNEHIEKAFQIIENQPKGTTASTQRDIMEGKPSEIENFNGFIVREGERLGIKTPVNKMIYECLKPMEEQARKTL; from the coding sequence ATGAAAATCTTAGTTTACGGAGCAGGTGGAGTTGGCGGTTACTTTGGAGCGAGACTTGCAGAATCGGGTAACAAAGTGAGTTTTATTGCTCGTGGAGAACATCTGCGGGCGATCAAAAAATCAGGCTTGCAGCTGGAAAGCATCAATGGAGATATTACTGTGCATCCAGAGTTCGTAACCAGTGATATTGATGAAGTTGACACTCCAGATCTTATACTATTAGGAGTTAAAAGCTGGCAACTTCCGGAGGTTGCTTCAGAATTGAAAAAAATTATTTCCAGAAATACGATCGTGCTGCCATTACAGAATGGAGCTGATAATTATGAAAAACTCACCGAAATACTTCCGAAGGAAAACGTACTTGCGGGTTTATGTTTTATCGTGAGTTATATTGAAAAACCCGGGAAGATCAAACATGCCTCTTTTGAGCCCAGGATCGTCTTTGGGGAAGCAGATAATAGCCGATCTAAACGGATTTTAAAGATTAGTACTTTATTTTCGGAAGCTAAGATCGATTATCTCAATCCGGAAAATATTCAATTGGAGATCTGGAAAAAGTTTCTTTTTATCTGCACCATCAGTGGAATTGGTGGGCTTACGCGCGTAAGTATCGATAAGATTAGAAATAGTGCATATTTGCTAGATCTTATGAAACAAACTTCTGCAGAAATTAGATCGGTTGCTAATGCCAAAGATATTCCGCTGAATAATGAGCATATTGAGAAGGCCTTTCAGATCATCGAAAATCAGCCGAAAGGAACTACAGCTTCCACTCAAAGAGATATTATGGAGGGAAAACCTTCAGAAATCGAAAACTTTAATGGTTTTATCGTTAGGGAAGGTGAGCGACTGGGAATTAAAACGCCGGTGAACAAAATGATCTATGAATGCCTGAAGCCCATGGAAGAGCAGGCTAGAAAAACCCTTTAA
- a CDS encoding undecaprenyl-diphosphate phosphatase has product MDLLDAVILGIIQGLTEFLPVSSSGHLELGKAILGDTSVPEESLLFTVVLHFATALSTLVIFRKDVFEILRGLFSFKWNEETQFSLKIIISMLPAVIVGLLFEEQLEALFGGNILFVGFMLLVTALLLWLADKAKDTGKKVSYSNAFVIGVAQAIAMLPGISRSGATISTSVLLGNDKTKAARFSFLMVVPLIFGKIAKDLLGGELTSSSTDLTALAVGFISAFIAGLVACTWMITLVKKSKLSWFAIYCFVVGIAAIIFAYAQ; this is encoded by the coding sequence TTGGATCTATTAGATGCGGTGATCCTCGGGATCATCCAGGGACTTACTGAATTTTTACCAGTTTCCTCAAGCGGACATTTAGAATTAGGAAAAGCTATTCTTGGGGATACCAGTGTACCTGAAGAATCACTACTATTTACCGTAGTACTCCACTTTGCTACCGCATTAAGCACCCTGGTAATTTTCAGAAAAGATGTTTTTGAAATTTTAAGAGGTCTATTCAGTTTTAAATGGAACGAAGAAACCCAGTTTTCACTGAAGATTATTATTTCTATGCTTCCTGCTGTTATAGTAGGATTACTTTTTGAAGAACAGCTTGAAGCGCTTTTTGGAGGAAATATATTATTTGTTGGATTTATGCTACTTGTGACTGCATTGCTTTTATGGCTTGCAGATAAAGCGAAAGATACCGGAAAAAAGGTAAGCTATTCCAATGCATTTGTAATTGGAGTTGCTCAGGCGATCGCTATGCTACCAGGGATTTCAAGAAGTGGAGCAACTATTTCAACTTCTGTTTTGCTTGGAAACGACAAAACGAAAGCTGCTAGATTTTCATTCTTAATGGTAGTGCCTCTCATCTTCGGAAAGATAGCTAAGGATCTTTTAGGCGGAGAATTAACTTCCAGTTCCACAGACCTAACAGCACTTGCGGTAGGTTTCATATCGGCTTTTATCGCCGGATTGGTTGCCTGCACCTGGATGATCACTCTTGTTAAAAAAAGCAAGCTTTCCTGGTTTGCCATCTATTGTTTTGTAGTGGGAATCGCAGCGATTATTTTTGCGTATGCTCAATAA
- a CDS encoding flavin reductase family protein, whose protein sequence is MFSIEPKDIGTGKLHQYLLGSIGPRPIAFASTIDEEGKPNLSPFSFFNVFGANPPVLIFSPARRGRDNTTKHTFENAKKVDEVVINVVNYDIVQQMSLSSTEYEEGVNEFEKAGLTMLKSDLVKPFRVAESPVQMECKIVDIIETGTEGGAGNLVICHVVKIHVKEEVLDENGYIDQYKIDQVARMGGNWYSRARTGMFEVPKPLSTLGIGVDAMPEEIRNSKVLTGNDLGKLGNVESLPDEAEIQDFKKHEAGVAELVENKDQEKIHKQAQRYLEQDEPMKAWKILLAK, encoded by the coding sequence ATGTTCAGTATAGAGCCAAAAGATATAGGTACAGGTAAATTACATCAGTATTTACTTGGGTCTATTGGACCAAGACCTATTGCTTTTGCAAGTACCATTGACGAGGAGGGGAAACCTAATTTATCTCCTTTTAGTTTTTTCAATGTTTTTGGGGCGAATCCTCCGGTTCTTATATTTTCTCCTGCCAGAAGAGGACGGGACAATACCACCAAGCATACTTTTGAGAATGCAAAAAAAGTAGATGAGGTGGTGATCAATGTTGTAAATTACGACATTGTTCAGCAAATGTCGCTTTCAAGTACTGAGTATGAAGAAGGTGTAAATGAGTTCGAGAAAGCCGGGCTTACAATGCTGAAATCTGATCTGGTGAAGCCATTTCGTGTGGCAGAATCTCCGGTTCAAATGGAATGCAAGATCGTTGATATCATTGAAACCGGAACTGAAGGTGGAGCTGGAAATCTTGTGATCTGTCACGTGGTCAAGATCCATGTAAAGGAAGAAGTTCTGGATGAAAACGGTTATATCGATCAATATAAAATAGACCAGGTAGCCCGTATGGGTGGCAATTGGTATTCAAGAGCCAGAACAGGGATGTTCGAAGTTCCTAAGCCGCTTTCCACTTTAGGAATTGGGGTAGATGCAATGCCAGAAGAGATTAGAAACAGTAAAGTTCTAACTGGTAATGATCTTGGGAAACTTGGAAATGTAGAATCCTTGCCAGATGAAGCCGAAATTCAGGATTTTAAGAAACACGAAGCTGGAGTGGCTGAATTAGTTGAAAACAAGGATCAGGAGAAAATTCATAAACAGGCACAGCGGTATCTTGAACAGGATGAGCCGATGAAAGCCTGGAAAATATTATTAGCAAAATAG
- a CDS encoding thioesterase family protein — protein MKEIADYKLSLELRIDWSDLDMYQHVNNITFMRFMQSGRVNFWEATGIHEFYQKTNKGTMLVSTNCDFKRPLHYPGIARILTRLDKVGNSSFSIRHLIVNNENQICAEGLDTVVCYDFDKNCTFPVPDWLRKKISQY, from the coding sequence GTGAAAGAAATCGCAGATTATAAACTGAGCCTGGAACTCAGGATAGACTGGAGCGATCTGGATATGTATCAGCATGTGAATAATATCACGTTCATGCGCTTTATGCAAAGTGGTAGAGTCAATTTCTGGGAAGCAACCGGTATCCACGAGTTCTATCAGAAAACAAATAAGGGAACCATGCTGGTGTCTACGAATTGTGATTTCAAGCGGCCTTTACACTATCCGGGAATTGCACGAATTTTGACCAGGTTGGATAAGGTAGGAAATAGTAGCTTCTCCATAAGACACTTGATAGTGAACAATGAGAATCAGATCTGTGCCGAAGGACTGGATACAGTAGTCTGCTATGATTTTGATAAGAACTGCACTTTCCCGGTTCCAGATTGGTTAAGGAAAAAGATAAGCCAGTATTAG
- a CDS encoding DUF3127 domain-containing protein → MEVQGKIKLIGDTKTFGNNGFQKREMVVTTEEQYPQHIMIEFVQDKCSLLDAFKVGQPVKVGINLRGREWVSPQGETKYFNSVQGWRIENLAAQQPSGGNVPPPDQFEPASDLNEEDYDDLPF, encoded by the coding sequence ATGGAAGTACAGGGAAAAATCAAATTAATAGGAGATACAAAGACCTTCGGAAATAATGGGTTTCAGAAGAGAGAAATGGTTGTGACGACAGAGGAGCAATATCCTCAGCATATCATGATCGAATTCGTTCAGGATAAATGTAGTCTTCTGGATGCCTTTAAAGTAGGTCAGCCAGTAAAGGTTGGCATCAACCTTAGAGGTAGAGAATGGGTGAGCCCACAAGGGGAAACTAAATACTTTAATTCTGTACAGGGTTGGAGAATTGAGAACCTTGCCGCTCAACAGCCGTCTGGAGGTAACGTACCACCACCAGACCAGTTCGAGCCAGCAAGTGATTTGAACGAAGAGGATTATGACGATCTGCCTTTCTAA
- the truB gene encoding tRNA pseudouridine(55) synthase TruB: MLNKQFTAEEFKAGQVLLFDKPLSWTSFQLVNKVRWLIRRSCNIKKIKVGHAGTLDPLATGLLIICTGKFTKTIPDLQGQIKEYMGTISLGATTPSFDLETEFDATFETSHITEEKLLETSRKFIGKIEQTPPVFSALKKDGKRLYEYAREGEQVEVKKREIEINAFDIDFSKFPDIDFRVVCSKGTYIRSLAHEFGMALDSGAHLSALRRTGIGEYSVENAMDIESFEKFLPSRENI; encoded by the coding sequence ATGCTCAATAAACAATTTACTGCGGAAGAATTTAAAGCCGGACAGGTACTGCTATTTGACAAACCATTGAGCTGGACTTCTTTCCAGCTGGTGAACAAAGTAAGATGGCTCATTAGAAGAAGCTGTAATATCAAGAAAATCAAAGTTGGTCATGCTGGAACTTTAGATCCGCTGGCTACCGGACTTTTGATTATTTGCACAGGAAAGTTTACCAAAACCATTCCCGATCTACAGGGACAGATCAAAGAATATATGGGAACTATTAGTCTTGGTGCAACGACACCTTCTTTTGATCTCGAAACTGAATTTGATGCAACATTCGAAACTTCTCACATTACTGAAGAAAAGTTGCTGGAAACCAGTAGAAAATTTATTGGAAAGATCGAACAGACACCACCGGTCTTTTCAGCTTTGAAAAAGGATGGAAAGCGACTTTATGAATATGCCCGGGAAGGTGAACAAGTTGAAGTCAAAAAACGAGAGATCGAAATAAACGCTTTTGATATTGACTTTAGTAAATTTCCAGACATAGACTTCAGAGTAGTTTGTAGTAAAGGAACATACATTCGTAGCCTGGCTCACGAATTTGGGATGGCTTTAGACAGTGGAGCACATCTTTCAGCATTGAGAAGAACCGGCATAGGAGAATATTCGGTAGAAAATGCCATGGATATCGAATCTTTCGAAAAATTCTTACCTTCACGGGAGAACATTTAA
- the aat gene encoding leucyl/phenylalanyl-tRNA--protein transferase, with protein MYFISPDQKFPPVELADEDGFLAVTRELSIDRILEAYHLGIFPWYSEGQPVLWWSPDPRMVLFPEELKVSKSMRPYLNQNKFQITFNQDFEAVIDHCGKVFRKGQDGTWITPEIKRSYLELHRMGIAISAEVWDDHTLVGGLYGIYLREKKLFCGESMFANVSNASKFGFIKMVRKLQEEGIQLIDCQVYTDHLASLGAREIPREEFFGYLK; from the coding sequence GTGTATTTTATAAGTCCGGACCAAAAATTTCCTCCAGTAGAGCTGGCAGATGAAGACGGTTTTCTAGCAGTTACCCGGGAACTTAGTATTGATCGAATACTGGAGGCTTATCACTTAGGGATCTTTCCTTGGTATAGTGAAGGCCAGCCTGTTTTATGGTGGTCGCCAGATCCCAGAATGGTACTATTTCCTGAAGAGCTGAAGGTTTCGAAAAGTATGCGTCCTTACCTGAATCAAAACAAATTTCAGATAACTTTCAATCAGGATTTTGAAGCGGTCATCGATCACTGCGGAAAAGTTTTCAGAAAAGGTCAGGATGGTACCTGGATCACTCCGGAGATAAAGAGATCTTACCTGGAGTTACATCGAATGGGAATAGCCATTTCAGCTGAAGTATGGGATGATCATACTTTGGTTGGAGGTTTATACGGAATTTATCTTCGGGAGAAAAAACTATTCTGCGGTGAAAGTATGTTTGCCAATGTGAGCAATGCGTCCAAGTTTGGATTTATAAAAATGGTCCGGAAGCTTCAGGAAGAAGGTATACAACTAATAGATTGCCAGGTGTATACAGATCATCTTGCCAGCCTGGGAGCACGGGAAATTCCGAGAGAAGAGTTTTTTGGTTATCTAAAGTAG
- a CDS encoding DNA-3-methyladenine glycosylase I, with translation MAEPKRCGWCEGDALYEAYHDQEWGVPVLDDHNLFEFLTLETFQAGLSWITVLRKRHNFREAFDDFDYRKIALYKEPKITKLMENAGIIRNQLKIRATVNNAQQFIKIQDEFGSFCRYIWNFVDGTPIQNKVKNYKEAPATTDISDQLSKDLKKRGFKFTGSTVIYAHMQATGMVNDHEIDCFRYDEIRKLGEKMKLENY, from the coding sequence ATGGCAGAACCAAAACGATGTGGTTGGTGTGAAGGAGATGCGCTCTATGAAGCCTATCATGACCAGGAATGGGGAGTTCCGGTGCTTGATGACCATAATTTATTTGAATTTCTTACTCTTGAAACCTTTCAGGCGGGATTGAGCTGGATCACAGTATTAAGAAAAAGGCATAATTTCAGGGAAGCATTTGATGATTTCGATTATAGAAAGATCGCTTTATATAAAGAACCTAAGATCACGAAACTAATGGAAAATGCCGGAATCATCCGGAACCAATTGAAAATTAGAGCCACCGTGAATAATGCACAACAATTCATCAAAATTCAGGATGAGTTTGGCAGTTTTTGTAGGTATATCTGGAACTTTGTGGATGGCACTCCAATACAGAATAAAGTAAAGAATTATAAGGAAGCACCTGCGACTACAGATATCAGCGACCAGTTATCAAAAGACCTGAAGAAACGCGGTTTTAAGTTTACCGGCTCCACAGTGATCTATGCACATATGCAGGCAACCGGAATGGTCAATGACCATGAAATCGATTGTTTTCGTTATGATGAGATCCGGAAACTTGGTGAAAAGATGAAACTTGAAAACTATTAG
- a CDS encoding HAMP domain-containing sensor histidine kinase — protein sequence MNLPDERSFNRWFIILSCLVVTALVLWNTSIFFQRLKEDERAKMNIWAQAQEELSAAPEDADLSLILEILNNNTTIPIIHTNEDGAIAYTTNIDPVILEDRERLEEYLIELKEENEPIAVDLGEGQVQNLYYGNSPALNKLKYYPIGLTLIGFLFIGVVYFFYTTTKNSEQNKLWAGMAKETAHQIGTPLSSLIGWTEILKSEDVDPSYIKEMEKDIDRLQTITERFSKIGSAPNLKEINIVEATRESFDYLKLRSSNLIDFSIQTPRQPIWVMLNEQLYSWTIENLVKNAIDAMRGKGELLIEIKQDMKQAHIYITDTGKGIDKNKFKVIFEPGQTTKKRGWGLGLSLARRIIEEYHQGKIKVAKSEIGKGTTFQISLKKI from the coding sequence ATGAATCTACCCGACGAACGCAGCTTCAATCGCTGGTTTATCATTCTTTCCTGTCTTGTGGTTACCGCGTTGGTCCTTTGGAACACCAGTATCTTTTTTCAACGGCTTAAGGAAGACGAAAGAGCTAAAATGAATATCTGGGCGCAGGCGCAGGAAGAACTAAGTGCAGCTCCCGAAGATGCTGATCTTAGCCTGATCCTTGAGATCCTGAATAACAACACTACGATTCCCATCATCCATACCAATGAAGATGGAGCGATCGCCTACACGACGAATATTGATCCTGTGATCCTGGAAGATCGCGAAAGATTAGAAGAATATCTAATTGAGCTTAAAGAGGAAAACGAACCAATTGCAGTAGATCTTGGAGAAGGGCAGGTCCAGAATTTATACTACGGAAATTCACCCGCACTTAATAAACTCAAATACTACCCTATTGGTCTTACTCTTATAGGCTTTCTGTTTATTGGGGTCGTTTACTTCTTTTATACAACTACAAAGAATAGTGAACAGAACAAGTTGTGGGCGGGTATGGCCAAGGAGACTGCCCATCAAATCGGGACTCCGCTGAGCTCCTTAATCGGGTGGACGGAAATTTTAAAATCTGAAGATGTGGATCCTTCTTATATCAAGGAGATGGAAAAGGATATCGACCGCTTACAGACCATTACTGAAAGATTTTCGAAAATTGGATCAGCACCAAATCTGAAGGAGATAAATATTGTAGAAGCTACCCGGGAAAGTTTTGACTATTTGAAATTGAGAAGTTCCAATCTAATTGATTTCAGCATTCAGACTCCAAGGCAACCAATCTGGGTTATGCTTAATGAACAACTCTATAGCTGGACCATAGAAAACCTGGTTAAGAATGCAATAGATGCCATGCGTGGAAAAGGAGAGCTTTTGATCGAGATCAAGCAGGATATGAAGCAGGCACATATCTACATTACAGATACAGGAAAAGGCATCGACAAGAACAAATTTAAAGTGATCTTCGAGCCCGGACAAACCACCAAAAAACGTGGTTGGGGACTTGGTCTTTCTTTAGCCAGAAGAATTATAGAGGAATATCACCAGGGTAAGATCAAGGTTGCTAAAAGTGAGATTGGAAAAGGCACGACCTTCCAGATAAGTCTTAAAAAGATCTAA
- a CDS encoding cell division protein FtsX, with amino-acid sequence MTTSFERYQKRRLISSYFSVVISIALVLFLLGMLGLLVLNTKKVADHFKEQIALTVYLKDTAKEVEIEQLKKSLAMADYTKTTTYVSKEDAAAAHSEEIGEDFMEFLGYNPLQNSIDVYMNADFVSSEQVDEIAADLTSKNFVDEVVYDKPLIALLNDNVKKISLWVLIASSVFTFIAVLLINSSIRLAVYSKRFIIKTMQMVGATKGFIRRPFIWQSVKLGLIGAILALIGMAAVLFYLNNSFQELNLLGDVKMLVILFSGIFLMGIIITWISTYFATSRFLNLKTDELYY; translated from the coding sequence ATGACCACATCTTTTGAAAGGTATCAAAAACGCCGACTCATATCCTCCTATTTCTCTGTTGTGATTAGTATTGCACTGGTTTTATTTCTATTAGGAATGCTGGGACTTTTGGTTTTGAACACCAAGAAAGTGGCAGATCATTTTAAAGAACAGATAGCGCTTACCGTGTACCTTAAAGATACCGCCAAGGAAGTAGAGATCGAGCAATTGAAAAAGAGCCTGGCGATGGCAGATTATACCAAGACTACGACGTATGTAAGTAAGGAAGATGCTGCTGCTGCACATAGCGAAGAAATTGGGGAGGACTTCATGGAATTCCTGGGTTATAATCCACTGCAAAATTCTATTGATGTTTATATGAATGCCGATTTCGTTTCTTCGGAACAGGTAGATGAAATCGCAGCAGATCTTACATCCAAGAATTTTGTAGATGAGGTCGTTTATGATAAACCACTTATCGCTTTACTGAATGATAACGTTAAGAAGATAAGCCTTTGGGTATTGATCGCAAGTTCGGTTTTCACTTTTATTGCCGTCCTGCTTATAAACTCTAGTATCAGGCTGGCTGTTTATTCAAAAAGATTTATCATCAAAACCATGCAGATGGTTGGCGCTACCAAAGGTTTTATACGCAGACCTTTTATCTGGCAAAGTGTAAAATTGGGTCTTATTGGGGCGATTCTCGCTCTTATTGGAATGGCAGCAGTGCTATTCTATCTCAACAACAGTTTTCAGGAATTGAATCTTTTGGGAGATGTAAAAATGCTAGTGATACTATTCTCCGGAATTTTCCTGATGGGTATCATCATTACCTGGATAAGCACTTATTTCGCTACATCTCGTTTTCTGAATCTTAAAACAGATGAACTTTATTATTAG
- a CDS encoding DUF3098 domain-containing protein, with amino-acid sequence MKKEKEIHQGGSFNTGFVFGKRNYMFMFIGLAVIALGFILMSGGGSEDPNEFNDAIYNFQRIRLAPALVLIGFAIEVYAILLNPHKK; translated from the coding sequence ATGAAAAAAGAGAAAGAAATTCACCAGGGAGGAAGTTTTAATACCGGATTCGTTTTCGGAAAAAGAAACTATATGTTCATGTTCATTGGTCTTGCCGTGATTGCACTTGGCTTCATATTAATGTCTGGTGGTGGCAGCGAAGATCCGAACGAATTTAATGATGCTATTTACAACTTTCAACGTATTAGACTTGCACCGGCCCTCGTTCTAATTGGCTTTGCAATAGAAGTCTATGCCATCCTGTTGAACCCTCATAAAAAATAA